In Sebastes umbrosus isolate fSebUmb1 chromosome 7, fSebUmb1.pri, whole genome shotgun sequence, the sequence CtgggttagtgtgggtttactccgggtgctccggtttcccccacagtccaaagacatgcaggttagcgtgggtttactccgggtacTTCGGTTTcccccacagtctaaagacatgcaggttagcgtgggtttactccgggtactccggtttcccccacagtctaaagacatgcaggttagcgtgggtttactccgggtgctccggtttcctcccacagtccaaagacatgcaggttagtgtgggtttacgccgggtgctcaggtttcctcccacagtccaaagacatgcaggttagcgtgggtttactccgggttctccggtttcccccacagtccaaagacatgcaggttagcgtgggtttactccaggtgctccggtttcccccACAATCCAAAgacaaataacgctccaaacttatgcttaattaatttgtgatttatcaTAGACAATCTTGCGATCactcatgattaaatattttaatctaatgacacattaattaattaattaattaattaatttttcaatGATCTTTCTACTTTGTGTGAAACTAAATTGTGCCTTTATTCAGGCATCATTTAGAAATCTGTGGTAACCAACTGGTGTGGGCGTCTCCTGACTTTAAAAGGTTaaaagaagcagaagcagagctCAGATCAGTTAGGACGGACTCTCAGTCTGACTACAGCAGCTGGATGTGAGGATTCAACATCATAAATGTTACTGTATTAACCTTTAGTAGTAGAATGCTGAGTTTGAGGAATGTTTTCTTGATgattcatttcttttctgtttgttgGTTGAATATTGTCtgaggataataataataattatgataatgttTTATGTGAGCAGCGTCCTGATGAAGCTTTCCAGGTTTAACTCAACAACATGAACCATAGTGAGTTGATCTGGTGAAGGTTGTTTAACCACAGTGAGTTGATCTGGTGAAGGTTGTTTAACCACAGTGAGTTGATCTGGTGAAGGTTGTTTAACCACAGTGAGTTGATCTGGTGAAGGTTGTTTAACCACAGTGAGTTGATCTGGTGAAGGTTGTTTAATgagccgggaggaggaggaggatgatgatgatgaactcTACTCAGGTTTCATATTTCTCACTAACTGCCTACTTTGACACCGGGCTGTTTAAATATCTCTACTTCATTATtatcatgtgtttgtatgtgttgaTCATTAGTGCCAATGTGTTGCTCATCGTGGTTATCTGTAGTAACAGAAGCTTACATGAACCTATGCACCTTTTCCTGTGCAGCCTGTTTGTAAATGAACTGTATGGTAGTACAGGGTTGTTTCCATTCCTTCTGGTTCAGATCCTCTCTGACATTCACACTGTTGCTGCTCCGCTCTGCTTCCTGCAGATCTTCTGTCTGTACTCATACGGCGGCGTTGAGTTTCTGACGTTAGCCGTCATGTCTTACGACCGCTACCTGGCCATCTGTTATCCTCTGCAGTACAACACACGTATGACTCATACTAAGGTCACGGTTCTGACGGCTCTGATCTGGTTCTACCCGTTAGTGGTGAACACGTACATCGTATCGGGTCTGACGGTTCCTCTTCGGCTGTGTGGGAACGTCATCAACAAAGTCTACTGTGATAACTACTACGTGGTTAAACTGGCCTGCTCCGACACCTCCGTCAACAACATCTTTGGACTCGCTCACATGTTCACCGTCATCTTTGCTCTGATCATATTGATCCTGTTCTCCTACATGAGGATCCTCAGAGTGTGTTTCTCTGGTTCTAAACAGACCCGACAGAAAGCTGTCAGTACCTGCACACCTCACCTCGCCTCTCTGCTCAACTTCTCCTTCGGCTGCTTCTTTGAGATCGTTCAGAGCCGGTTTAACATCTCTAATCTCCCCAACATGTTCCGGGTGTTTCTGTCGTTATACTGGCTGACCTGCCAGCCGCTCATCAACCCTCTACTGTACGGCCTGAAGATGTCCAAGATACGCATCATATGTAGGAGTCTGCTCTCCTATTAACTTATTAACTGACATCACTACTGTGAACTGTgactgtatttatattatattatatatatatataatataaatatatataatgtgaccACCTGTAACTGATTAATTCAccttttattaataaaacacGGATAAAAAGATTTGAATCATTCAGCAGCAGGTTTTCTTTAAATCACCAAAAGTAGATTCATGCATCGTTTTATTCTGTCTTCTACTTTAGTATGGAAGACCACAGGAGCCACGGAAAGAGGAATACAGCATTTAATTGATAAGTAActcattttacagtaaaataggCATTATTAAATGTGCTTACAAATTAATGtatgaattaatcaataaaaataagcttaaataaatgtgttaacaaattaatttattattcgtacaataaaaataggcattaataaatgtgtctacaaattaatgtattaattgtaaaaagaaaaaataggcattaataaatgtgcttacaaattaatttattaattgtacaataaaaacaggcatttataaatgtgtttaaaaaataatgtattcatTGCCAAATAGAAGCTAAATCTtcctaaatgttgcagaaaactgatttactgagtcttgatgatttccaaggagagttcagggtcaaacttcactTCCTTTACCTTCATGATAGAATGACAACCGGTGAAAACAAAATGACCCTCAGGGGCCAACAGCGTCctgatatctatatctatatctatatatatctatatctatatctatatctatatctatatatctatatatctatatctatatctatatatatctatatctatatctatatatatctatatctatatctatatatatctatatctatatatctatatctatatctatatatatctatatctatatctatatatatatatatctatatctatatctatatatctatatatctgtatctatatctatatctatctatatctatatctatatctatatatatctatatatctatatctatagatatagatatagatatctatatctatatatctatatctatatctatatatctatatctatatctatatatctatatctatatctatatatatctatatctatatctatatctatatatatctatatatctatatctatagatatagatatagatatctatatctatatctatatctatatatctatatctatatctatatatctatatatctatatatcaatatctatatctatatatctatatagctatatctatatatatatctatatctatatctatatatctatatctatatctatatatctatatctacatctatatatctttatatctatatctatatatctttatatctatatctatatatctatatctatatctatatatatctatatctatatctatatctatatatatctatatatctatatctatagatatagatatagatatctatatctatatctatatctatatatctatatctatatctatatatctatatatctatatatcaatatctatatctatatatctatatagctatatctatatctatatctatatctatatctatatatctatatctatatctatatatctatatctatatatatatctatatctatatctatatatctatatatctatatctatatctatatatttatatatagatatagatatatatctatatctatatatatatctatatctatatatctatatctgtagACCTCcttctatatctatatatctctatatatctatatctatatctatatctatatatctatatatctctatatctatatatctatatatctatatatctatatatctacatctatatatctatatatctatatatatatatctatatctatatatatatatctttatatctatatctatatatctttatatctatatctatatatctatatatccatatctatatctgtagaccttctatatctatatatatctatatctatatatctatatctatatctgtagaccttatatatctatatctttatatctctatatctatatctttatatatatctatatctatatatctttatatctacatctatatatctatatctatctatatatctatatatctatatctatatctatatatctatatctatctatatatctatatatctatatctatatctatatctatatatctatatctatatctatatctatatatctatatctatatctatctatatatctatatatctatatctatatctatatatctatatctatatctatatatctatatatctatatatctatatctatatctatatatctatatctatatatctatatctatatctatatctatatctatatatctatatccatatctatatatctatatctatatatctatatctatatatctatatctatatttctatatctatatatatctttatatctatatctttatatctatatctatatatctatatctatatctatatatctatatatctatatctatatatctatatctatatctatatctatgtacatatatctatatctatatctatatatctatatctatatttctatatctatatatatatatctatatctatatctatatatctatatctatatatctatatctatatctatatatctatatctatatttctatatctatatatatatatatctataactatatctatatatctatatctatatctatatatctatatctatatttctatatctatatatatatatatctatatctatatctatatatctatatctatatttctatatctatatatatatatatctatatctatatctatatatctatatctatatctatatctattcaTAACATATAAAGCTACATCTGGGACAGATGTGTTGCTCTTATCACTAAATACACagttgttatgaatatttcagtttaTCTGTTTATACTATACAATACGTCTATCTGTGATAAGTTTATTATTTAACCTGACGTCAGGGAtcaggaccaatcagagagctctgtggtgatgacatcaggaat encodes:
- the LOC119490982 gene encoding olfactory receptor 11A1-like, whose amino-acid sequence is MMMMNSTQVSYFSLTAYFDTGLFKYLYFIIIMCLYVLIISANVLLIVVICSNRSLHEPMHLFLCSLFVNELYGSTGLFPFLLVQILSDIHTVAAPLCFLQIFCLYSYGGVEFLTLAVMSYDRYLAICYPLQYNTRMTHTKVTVLTALIWFYPLVVNTYIVSGLTVPLRLCGNVINKVYCDNYYVVKLACSDTSVNNIFGLAHMFTVIFALIILILFSYMRILRVCFSGSKQTRQKAVSTCTPHLASLLNFSFGCFFEIVQSRFNISNLPNMFRVFLSLYWLTCQPLINPLLYGLKMSKIRIICRSLLSY